One Pirellulales bacterium genomic window carries:
- a CDS encoding triphosphoribosyl-dephospho-CoA synthase, with protein sequence MSDFSIGQCATLACFFEATAPKPGNVHRGADFEDLTYPDLITSAILIGPMMESARQQRLGETILDAVRATQQTVGTNSNLGTILLLAPLAAVPREEPLGSGIGRVLDQLDAADARLVYDAIRLARPGGLGQVHDSDVAGEPPADLIAAMRLAADRDLVARQYSNGFREVLGDVVPAILSGLDRGWGINGAIVHAQLTMMSHFPDSLIVRKCGTDTARRAADHASEVLQAGTPADDSFWQVADDLDFWLRSDGHRRNPGTTADLIAAGLFALLRDDRMKVGSRQ encoded by the coding sequence ATGAGCGACTTCTCAATTGGCCAATGCGCGACGCTCGCTTGTTTCTTTGAGGCAACGGCGCCAAAGCCGGGCAACGTGCATCGCGGAGCGGATTTCGAGGATCTCACGTATCCCGATCTGATCACAAGCGCGATCCTTATCGGCCCGATGATGGAAAGCGCTCGTCAGCAGCGACTCGGGGAGACCATTCTTGATGCCGTGCGAGCAACGCAACAGACAGTTGGCACGAATTCCAATTTGGGCACGATCTTGCTTTTGGCCCCGCTGGCGGCCGTGCCGCGCGAAGAACCGCTGGGGAGCGGAATTGGCCGAGTGCTCGACCAGCTCGACGCCGCCGACGCCCGTCTCGTTTACGACGCGATTCGGCTGGCTCGACCCGGCGGCTTGGGCCAAGTGCATGATTCCGACGTCGCTGGCGAGCCGCCGGCCGACTTGATCGCCGCGATGCGATTGGCTGCCGATCGCGATCTTGTAGCTCGACAATACTCGAATGGCTTTCGCGAAGTTCTGGGCGATGTTGTGCCGGCGATTCTGAGCGGTCTCGATCGCGGCTGGGGAATTAACGGTGCAATCGTACATGCCCAGTTGACAATGATGAGCCACTTTCCCGACAGCCTGATCGTCCGGAAATGCGGCACGGATACCGCGCGGCGGGCCGCGGATCACGCCTCCGAGGTGCTGCAGGCGGGAACGCCGGCAGATGATTCATTTTGGCAAGTGGCCGACGATCTTGATTTTTGGCTCCGTTCGGATGGCCACCGCCGCAATCCGGGCACCACGGCAGATTTAATCGCCGCTGGATTGTTTGCTCTATTACGCGATGACAGAATGAAAGTCGGCAGTCGGCAGTAG
- a CDS encoding 6-pyruvoyl tetrahydropterin synthase family protein, producing MSESYRVRVEKDDLVFSAAHFITFNGNVCERLHGHNYRLAAEVEGPLDENQYVIDFIALRDSLRSIAVELDHFMLLPTGHPMIRVVADERGVEVTFEDRRWVFPRCDCKLLPVANTTTELLARYIGLRLLDELERHTGIRPGLLRIELEECFGQSATCELRGD from the coding sequence ATGTCTGAGAGCTATCGCGTCCGCGTCGAAAAAGATGATCTGGTCTTCAGTGCCGCGCATTTCATCACGTTCAACGGCAACGTTTGTGAACGGCTGCACGGGCACAACTATCGTCTGGCCGCAGAGGTCGAGGGGCCGCTCGACGAAAACCAGTATGTTATCGATTTCATCGCGCTGCGTGACAGCTTGCGATCGATTGCCGTCGAGTTGGACCACTTCATGCTGCTGCCGACCGGACATCCCATGATCCGTGTCGTGGCGGACGAACGAGGCGTGGAGGTGACATTCGAGGATCGGCGGTGGGTCTTCCCCCGGTGCGATTGCAAGCTGTTGCCGGTGGCCAACACCACGACTGAGTTGCTGGCCCGATATATTGGCCTTCGTCTGCTCGACGAACTGGAACGCCACACGGGCATTCGGCCCGGATTGCTGCGAATCGAGTTGGAGGAATGCTTCGGCCAATCGGCGACCTGCGAACTGCGGGGCGATTAG
- the fliG gene encoding flagellar motor switch protein FliG, which produces MLSVRKAAVLLMSLPEDEAAQVLGKLTPKQVEAVTIEIAKLGDISGDEQELVISEFADSNPTSQAGGKGGLDAAKSLVEKALGKNAGNTLDNVRQQIEALPFGFLQKVDSQNLLTFIIDEHPQTIALILSHLPPAQGADIIAGLPSDRQLSVIRRVAAMGQTNPEIIQEVEKGLEHRMASLMNQQFEAAGGVPTVAEILNVADRATERTLLENLAQEDPDLVEEIRRLMFVFEDLTKFSDKDIQTVLKNVETSQWAMALKGASEDLKQKVLGNMSQRAADMLKEEMEYLGAVKLSAVEQTQQQIVDVVRRLEDSGDITMNAGEAEEQFIQ; this is translated from the coding sequence ATGCTGAGCGTGCGCAAAGCGGCCGTGCTGTTGATGAGCCTTCCCGAGGATGAGGCTGCGCAAGTTCTCGGCAAGCTGACTCCCAAGCAGGTCGAGGCGGTGACGATCGAGATCGCCAAGCTGGGCGACATCTCGGGCGACGAGCAAGAGTTGGTGATTAGCGAATTCGCCGACAGCAACCCGACCTCGCAAGCCGGCGGCAAGGGAGGCTTGGACGCCGCGAAATCGCTCGTCGAAAAAGCGCTAGGCAAGAACGCGGGGAATACGCTCGACAACGTCCGCCAGCAGATCGAGGCCCTGCCATTCGGGTTTTTGCAGAAGGTCGATAGCCAGAACCTGCTCACGTTCATCATCGACGAGCATCCGCAGACGATCGCCCTGATCCTCTCGCATCTCCCGCCGGCGCAGGGGGCCGACATCATCGCTGGCTTGCCGAGCGATCGGCAGCTTTCCGTGATCCGTCGCGTGGCCGCGATGGGACAGACCAATCCGGAGATCATTCAGGAGGTCGAGAAGGGGTTGGAACATCGGATGGCAAGCCTGATGAACCAACAATTCGAGGCAGCCGGCGGCGTACCGACCGTGGCCGAGATTCTCAACGTGGCCGATCGCGCCACGGAGCGCACGCTGCTGGAGAATCTGGCCCAGGAAGATCCCGATCTGGTCGAAGAAATCCGCCGGTTGATGTTCGTCTTTGAAGACTTGACGAAGTTCTCCGACAAGGACATCCAGACCGTGCTCAAGAACGTCGAGACCTCGCAGTGGGCGATGGCGCTGAAGGGCGCGAGCGAAGACCTCAAGCAAAAGGTGCTGGGCAATATGTCGCAACGGGCCGCCGACATGCTCAAGGAAGAGATGGAGTATCTCGGCGCCGTCAAACTCTCCGCCGTCGAACAGACGCAGCAGCAAATCGTCGACGTAGTCCGCCGCCTGGAAGACTCGGGCGACATCACCATGAACGCCGGCGAAGCGGAAGAGCAGTTTATTCAGTAG
- a CDS encoding HigA family addiction module antitoxin gives MTRQTIESIHPGEVLREEFLTPLDISQRRLAKETSVPPRRINEIVRGQRAISANTALRLARYFGTSERFWLNLQARYDLEVEKDKLGNRLDREVSVLTRSGTVDR, from the coding sequence ATGACGCGACAGACAATTGAGTCCATTCACCCTGGTGAAGTCTTGCGTGAGGAATTCTTGACTCCTTTAGATATCAGCCAGCGTCGGCTGGCGAAGGAAACAAGTGTTCCGCCTCGCCGGATCAACGAGATTGTCCGCGGTCAGCGAGCGATCAGCGCCAACACGGCGCTGCGATTGGCCCGTTATTTCGGGACATCGGAACGGTTCTGGCTTAATCTGCAAGCTCGCTACGACCTCGAAGTCGAAAAAGACAAGTTGGGAAATCGGCTTGACCGAGAGGTCAGCGTTCTAACGCGATCCGGCACGGTCGACCGTTGA